In Pseudobacter ginsenosidimutans, the following are encoded in one genomic region:
- a CDS encoding YciI family protein has translation MKEFALLFRQPDYDYSNVSPKDFEVITRKWQDWIGQLQSGEKMVNNGTRLANEGKVLRAGGVITDGPFVEIRERLGSFIIVRAADLEEATTLAHGCPALDAGGSVEIRPLFEY, from the coding sequence ATGAAAGAGTTCGCGCTATTATTCAGACAACCGGATTATGACTACAGTAATGTATCACCCAAAGATTTTGAAGTCATCACGCGCAAGTGGCAGGATTGGATCGGTCAGCTTCAATCCGGTGAAAAGATGGTGAATAATGGAACCCGCCTGGCCAATGAAGGTAAGGTGCTGCGTGCTGGTGGTGTGATCACAGATGGTCCTTTCGTAGAGATCAGGGAAAGACTCGGCAGCTTTATCATTGTGCGGGCTGCGGACCTGGAAGAAGCCACTACGCTGGCACATGGTTGTCCTGCCCTGGATGCAGGAGGTAGTGTAGAGATCCGTCCATTATTTGAATATTAA
- a CDS encoding carboxymuconolactone decarboxylase family protein, with translation MERMNLFAKSGNVLRALNGFHSYLSKSTIDSKLQHLIYIRVSQINGCAFCLDMHTKDLRVMGETEQRMLMLGAWHDAYRLYTPKERAALAWAEAVTLVAKGPVSDAIYAETAAHFTEQEMAELTICVIAINSYNRLNVAFQTPAGDYQPGQFANAH, from the coding sequence ATGGAAAGAATGAATTTATTCGCAAAGAGCGGTAATGTATTGAGAGCGCTGAATGGTTTTCATTCCTATCTCTCCAAATCAACCATCGATTCCAAACTGCAGCACCTGATCTATATCCGTGTTTCGCAGATCAACGGATGTGCTTTCTGCCTGGACATGCACACAAAGGATCTCCGCGTAATGGGCGAAACTGAACAACGGATGCTGATGCTGGGCGCCTGGCACGATGCTTACAGGCTTTATACACCAAAGGAACGCGCAGCACTGGCCTGGGCTGAAGCGGTAACACTTGTCGCCAAAGGCCCTGTATCCGACGCAATATATGCTGAAACAGCAGCTCATTTCACGGAACAGGAAATGGCCGAGCTCACTATCTGTGTGATCGCTATCAACAGCTACAACCGGCTCAATGTGGCGTTCCAGACACCGGCAGGAGATTATCAACCCGGCCAGTTTGCCAATGCGCATTAA
- a CDS encoding ABC transporter permease: protein MFRNYFKTAWRNLLKNKAYSAINVFGLAAGMTVTLLIGLWVFYQYSYNEFLPDHGRLYRVQRNFNSNGDTLTFRTSSLRLADALRDGYDEIEAVAETDWMGPHGLMVGDKKIYQRGGMVGTEFLKMFGFPLLKGNAGSVLNDPYSIVLTESTAKALFGNEDPLNKMVRIDNKNDLKVTGILKDIPGNSTLQFKYLVPFSYKELSSPRGKLDHSRFDNNGFQVFVKLKKNIPYSQLAPKIRMITHTQESMNAKNSYVTLQQMDRWHLYSNYVNGKDTEGFLEYVRIFTLVGLLVLLIACINFVNLTTARSEKRAREVGVRKAIGSAKKQLVFQFLLESFLLILIAFSFALLLVQLLLPAFNILTEASLQIPYSSLTFWSLMAALVLITTLVAGSRPAFYLSSFQPVKVLKGSLSQGRSHSLFRKTLVVVQFSCSVALIIGTIVIYRQINYAKDRPNGYELARLMELDMNPDLLRNYNAFKNEAIQSGIVSSMTTASSPATDIYWHSDIEHWPGKKDNETIEMGVIITTPDYFKTMGMELIAGRDFRNEFDSVSVIFNEAAINKMRIKDPVNQVVRWQDGTYVIAGVAKDALMLSPFGSADPTMFLIDTKTASSLLFRIAPGVSTQGAISKLNTIFNKYSPAFSFEYSFADETHAAKFKMEMLIGKLAAIFAMLAIFISCLGLFGLAAYIAEQRTREIGIRKVLGASMTQLLLLLTKDFLLLVLISCVIASPLALWFLEGWLKQYSYRINIGAMVFIWAALIALVIAVVVISFQTLKAAMMSPVKSLKSE from the coding sequence ATGTTCCGCAACTATTTCAAGACCGCCTGGAGAAACCTGCTCAAGAACAAGGCTTACAGCGCCATCAATGTGTTCGGCCTGGCCGCTGGCATGACCGTTACACTGTTGATTGGCCTTTGGGTTTTCTACCAGTATTCCTATAATGAATTCCTTCCGGACCATGGAAGATTGTACCGTGTTCAAAGGAATTTCAACAGCAATGGAGACACACTCACTTTCCGCACCAGTTCACTCCGGCTGGCAGATGCCCTTCGTGACGGCTATGATGAAATAGAAGCAGTAGCTGAAACTGATTGGATGGGTCCGCATGGCCTCATGGTAGGTGATAAAAAGATCTACCAGCGCGGCGGTATGGTGGGAACCGAATTCCTGAAAATGTTCGGTTTTCCATTATTGAAGGGAAATGCCGGATCGGTTTTGAATGATCCCTACTCAATCGTGCTAACGGAATCCACTGCAAAAGCATTATTCGGCAATGAGGATCCCCTGAACAAAATGGTGCGCATCGATAATAAGAATGACCTGAAAGTAACCGGCATCTTAAAGGATATCCCTGGCAACTCTACTCTTCAGTTCAAATACCTGGTGCCCTTCAGTTATAAAGAATTGTCAAGCCCCAGGGGAAAGCTCGATCATTCGAGATTCGACAATAATGGCTTCCAGGTTTTTGTAAAACTGAAAAAAAATATTCCCTATTCCCAGCTGGCGCCGAAGATCAGGATGATCACCCATACACAGGAATCAATGAATGCAAAGAACTCCTATGTTACCTTGCAGCAGATGGATCGCTGGCATCTTTACTCGAATTATGTAAATGGAAAAGATACGGAGGGTTTTCTTGAATATGTGAGGATCTTTACCCTGGTAGGATTGCTGGTGCTCCTGATCGCCTGTATCAATTTCGTGAATCTGACTACTGCCCGTTCTGAAAAACGCGCCAGGGAAGTGGGTGTCAGAAAGGCGATCGGCTCTGCAAAAAAACAACTGGTGTTTCAATTCCTGCTGGAATCATTCCTGCTCATCCTGATTGCATTTAGTTTCGCGCTGCTGCTGGTACAGTTGCTGTTGCCGGCGTTCAATATATTGACAGAGGCCAGTCTGCAAATTCCTTACAGCAGTCTTACATTTTGGAGCCTCATGGCAGCATTGGTTTTGATTACAACGCTGGTAGCAGGCAGCAGACCTGCATTCTATCTTTCTTCTTTTCAACCGGTGAAAGTATTGAAAGGCAGTCTGAGTCAGGGACGCAGCCACTCCCTTTTTCGTAAGACCCTGGTAGTGGTCCAGTTCAGTTGCTCCGTGGCCCTGATCATCGGCACTATCGTGATCTACCGGCAGATCAATTATGCAAAGGACAGACCGAACGGCTATGAGCTGGCACGCCTTATGGAACTGGACATGAACCCAGACCTGCTCAGAAATTACAACGCATTTAAAAATGAAGCCATACAGTCTGGTATCGTTTCCTCTATGACAACTGCTTCAAGTCCTGCCACCGATATTTACTGGCATTCCGATATTGAGCACTGGCCTGGAAAAAAAGACAATGAGACCATCGAGATGGGCGTGATCATCACTACGCCTGATTATTTCAAAACGATGGGAATGGAATTAATAGCCGGTCGTGATTTCAGAAATGAATTCGATTCTGTCAGCGTGATCTTCAATGAGGCTGCCATCAATAAAATGCGCATAAAGGACCCCGTTAATCAGGTGGTCCGTTGGCAGGATGGCACTTATGTAATAGCAGGAGTAGCTAAAGATGCACTGATGCTCTCCCCTTTCGGATCAGCTGATCCCACGATGTTCCTGATAGATACCAAAACTGCAAGCTCACTGCTGTTCAGGATCGCACCAGGCGTAAGTACACAGGGAGCCATCAGTAAACTCAACACTATTTTCAATAAATACAGTCCGGCTTTCTCCTTCGAATATTCTTTCGCAGATGAAACCCATGCTGCCAAATTCAAAATGGAAATGCTGATCGGCAAGCTGGCGGCTATTTTCGCAATGCTGGCCATTTTCATCAGTTGCCTGGGATTGTTCGGACTGGCAGCGTACATCGCCGAGCAACGCACCAGGGAGATCGGGATCCGGAAAGTGCTGGGCGCCTCAATGACACAATTGTTACTGTTGCTGACAAAGGACTTTCTTCTACTGGTATTGATCAGCTGCGTTATCGCCTCTCCCCTGGCGCTCTGGTTCCTGGAAGGCTGGTTGAAACAATACAGTTACCGCATCAATATCGGCGCCATGGTATTTATCTGGGCAGCACTGATCGCACTGGTGATTGCCGTGGTGGTGATCAGTTTCCAGACACTGAAAGCTGCCATGATGAGCCCGGTTAAATCTTTAAAAAGCGAATAA
- a CDS encoding Crp/Fnr family transcriptional regulator — protein MLRTNPTFLQFIQNLFVSNQHHEAFALRTWPKGSLLLKQGTAAVRVSVIREGITKCYFSEENGKDFIIEFLSEGEILGDLEAIRNNVCLCNVEALTDVQVYSINIDYFRTLLQKDLMLNQLLLHALAGRVINTSQRSSLQQLYTVDHAVKRLLELQTRQQLDFSKEDMAAYLGITLRSLNRALKHLSEQE, from the coding sequence ATGCTCAGGACCAATCCTACATTTCTGCAATTTATTCAAAACCTGTTTGTCTCCAATCAGCATCATGAAGCTTTTGCCCTCCGGACCTGGCCCAAAGGCAGCTTGTTGTTAAAACAGGGAACAGCCGCAGTGCGGGTATCCGTGATCAGGGAAGGGATCACCAAATGTTATTTCAGTGAGGAGAATGGCAAGGATTTCATTATTGAATTCCTGAGCGAAGGCGAGATCCTTGGCGACCTGGAAGCCATCCGCAACAATGTTTGCCTCTGCAATGTGGAAGCGCTTACAGACGTACAGGTATACTCGATCAATATCGATTATTTCCGTACACTTTTACAGAAAGACCTTATGCTGAATCAGCTGTTGCTGCATGCACTGGCAGGACGGGTGATCAATACCAGCCAGCGTTCCTCCCTGCAACAATTGTATACTGTTGATCATGCTGTAAAACGTTTGCTGGAACTGCAAACCAGGCAGCAGCTCGATTTTTCCAAAGAAGATATGGCCGCTTACCTGGGCATCACCCTGCGAAGCCTCAACAGGGCATTGAAACATCTTTCCGAACAGGAATAG
- a CDS encoding HAD family hydrolase has translation MYDQIKVIAFDADDTMWVNEPYFQELEKKFCGLLEDYLPHHSVSKELYKTELQRLPLYGFGIKTVLLCMIETISRVTEGRASIKMVDEVIRLGDELLQKDIEMLDGVQEVLQHLKGKYRLVVATKGDLLDQERKLKKSGLMDYFHHIEIMSDKKVPDYQKLLKHLDCAPEHFLMLGNSIKSDVLPVLELNGHAVHIPYHTTWVHEVYDQDVVHPNFRQVEKISDILEFLP, from the coding sequence ATGTACGATCAGATAAAAGTGATTGCCTTCGATGCGGACGATACCATGTGGGTGAACGAACCTTACTTCCAGGAGCTGGAAAAGAAATTCTGCGGACTGCTGGAAGACTATCTCCCGCATCATTCTGTATCAAAGGAATTGTATAAAACAGAACTGCAGCGTCTTCCGCTTTATGGTTTCGGCATCAAGACCGTACTGTTATGCATGATCGAAACCATTTCGCGGGTCACTGAAGGAAGGGCTTCCATCAAAATGGTAGACGAAGTGATCAGGCTCGGTGATGAGCTCCTGCAAAAAGATATTGAAATGCTCGATGGCGTTCAGGAAGTATTGCAACACCTGAAAGGGAAATACAGGCTGGTAGTGGCCACCAAGGGCGATCTGCTGGACCAGGAAAGGAAATTGAAGAAATCAGGACTAATGGACTATTTCCATCATATCGAGATCATGAGCGACAAGAAAGTACCTGACTATCAAAAACTGCTGAAGCACCTTGACTGCGCTCCTGAACATTTCCTGATGCTCGGTAATTCCATCAAGTCGGATGTATTGCCTGTGCTGGAACTGAATGGTCATGCAGTGCATATTCCCTATCATACCACCTGGGTGCATGAAGTATATGACCAGGATGTGGTGCATCCGAATTTCAGGCAGGTGGAGAAGATCAGTGATATCCTGGAGTTCCTGCCTTAG
- a CDS encoding LytR/AlgR family response regulator transcription factor encodes MRCLIVDDEPLAHDVILKYIEDVPFLQTEGQCYLATEALSFLRSHQVDLIFLDIRMPKLSGLDFLRTLDHRPLVIITSAYEEHALESFDLEVCDYLLKPFRFDRFLKAANRALSIFTLKQQQSIAAIPVMPAAQQESGSIYIKSDKKLVQLNLNEIWYLESLGNYVKVWNEQKYILTPRTLSGFEEQLPSEHFVRIHKSFILNKRFVNYIDGNLIRLRNGKELPLGKNYRHVVKLLMGE; translated from the coding sequence ATGCGTTGTTTAATTGTGGACGATGAGCCTTTGGCTCATGATGTGATCCTGAAATATATAGAGGATGTTCCCTTCCTGCAAACGGAGGGACAGTGTTACCTTGCCACAGAGGCATTGTCTTTTCTCCGATCACACCAGGTAGACCTCATCTTCCTCGATATCCGGATGCCGAAGCTCAGCGGGCTCGACTTCCTCCGTACGCTGGATCACCGCCCGCTGGTGATCATCACTTCCGCTTACGAAGAGCACGCACTCGAAAGTTTCGACCTCGAAGTATGCGATTACCTGCTCAAACCTTTCCGCTTCGACCGTTTCCTGAAAGCGGCCAACCGCGCTTTGTCCATTTTTACATTAAAGCAACAGCAATCCATAGCCGCAATCCCGGTCATGCCGGCTGCTCAGCAGGAGTCTGGCAGTATCTATATCAAGTCAGACAAAAAACTGGTTCAGCTCAACCTCAACGAGATCTGGTACCTGGAAAGCCTTGGTAATTATGTGAAGGTCTGGAACGAACAGAAATACATCCTGACGCCGAGGACCCTGTCCGGTTTTGAAGAACAATTGCCTTCAGAGCATTTTGTACGCATTCACAAATCATTTATCCTGAATAAGCGGTTTGTGAATTATATCGATGGAAACCTGATCAGGTTGAGGAACGGAAAAGAATTGCCCCTCGGAAAGAATTATCGTCATGTGGTGAAGTTGTTGATGGGGGAGTGA
- a CDS encoding sensor histidine kinase, whose protein sequence is MIRNQSVNIIFRKPDSFLFAGLYSWMAVFHILAPSSGGRHWQLFFETMAVLLVSMLPVLFFTWQREKWKNGWSRKKYNIAWWCCFAGYIPLLLLVTGANEELPNSWRQLVFMASIFTWLLELLLVLNSWYRQRAGQWQWFRAISLEKAVLISIGIIALLLSLMATSSIGNPAYDSNGQLLIGFEFKPGRIIGEFGSFLAFLLQFLFMYCCGYGYFILNSKLLVPMVLRLHGALIYTLTALATVSLSYPLIGFLLNRLPFNDKLGSIFPANPFQLENAFGAILILLLSLPVILALQWSRQNNRIMALEKEKAETELDLLKQQLNPHFFFNTLNNLYALSLAQSKQTPESILQLSELMRYVIYKAKDNNVNIRDEVKYIEDYIRLQQIRLKRHPNIQFSKEVVPDTPPVAPLLLIVLVENAFKHGIEPAESNSFLELQLVTTQNSLHFTCINSFEESLEGSGIGLENLRRRLVLLYPGKHLLKTGKENHIFKAELELDLS, encoded by the coding sequence ATGATCCGGAACCAATCAGTGAATATCATATTTAGAAAACCGGACAGCTTCCTGTTTGCAGGATTGTATTCCTGGATGGCGGTATTTCATATTCTGGCTCCCTCATCCGGCGGCAGGCACTGGCAGCTCTTTTTTGAAACGATGGCTGTACTGCTGGTGAGTATGCTGCCTGTATTGTTTTTCACCTGGCAAAGAGAAAAATGGAAAAATGGATGGTCGCGGAAAAAGTACAATATCGCCTGGTGGTGCTGTTTTGCAGGTTATATTCCCTTGTTGCTGCTGGTAACCGGAGCTAACGAAGAATTACCGAATTCCTGGCGGCAGCTGGTTTTCATGGCATCGATATTCACCTGGTTGCTGGAATTACTACTGGTCCTGAACAGCTGGTACCGGCAGCGCGCAGGTCAATGGCAATGGTTCCGCGCCATCAGCCTTGAGAAAGCAGTACTTATCAGCATCGGTATCATTGCTCTTTTGCTGTCTTTAATGGCAACTTCCAGCATAGGCAATCCGGCGTATGATTCAAACGGACAGCTATTGATCGGCTTCGAATTCAAACCTGGCAGGATCATTGGTGAGTTCGGCAGTTTTCTCGCATTCCTCCTGCAATTCCTCTTCATGTATTGTTGCGGCTATGGTTATTTCATTCTCAACAGCAAACTGCTTGTGCCGATGGTGCTCAGGCTACATGGCGCTTTGATCTATACGCTCACTGCATTGGCAACGGTTAGTCTCAGTTATCCTTTGATCGGTTTCCTGTTGAACAGGCTTCCCTTCAATGATAAACTGGGCTCCATATTCCCTGCCAATCCTTTTCAACTGGAGAATGCATTCGGCGCCATCCTGATCCTGCTGCTGAGCCTGCCAGTTATATTGGCACTGCAATGGTCCAGACAGAACAACCGCATCATGGCGCTGGAAAAAGAAAAAGCGGAAACAGAACTGGACCTGCTCAAACAGCAACTGAACCCTCATTTCTTTTTCAATACACTCAATAATCTCTATGCGCTCAGCCTGGCGCAATCCAAACAAACTCCGGAAAGCATTTTGCAGTTATCTGAACTGATGCGGTATGTGATCTACAAGGCAAAGGATAATAATGTAAATATCCGGGACGAAGTGAAGTACATCGAAGACTATATCCGGTTGCAACAGATCAGGCTGAAACGCCATCCCAACATTCAATTCAGCAAAGAGGTGGTACCCGATACGCCTCCTGTAGCCCCGCTGCTTCTGATAGTACTGGTGGAAAATGCCTTTAAGCACGGTATCGAACCGGCAGAGTCAAACTCATTTTTGGAACTGCAACTGGTAACCACTCAGAACAGTCTGCATTTCACCTGCATCAACTCGTTTGAAGAATCGTTGGAAGGGAGCGGTATCGGCCTGGAAAATCTCCGGAGAAGGCTGGTGCTCCTTTATCCCGGCAAACATCTCTTGAAAACAGGAAAGGAAAATCATATTTTTAAAGCTGAACTGGAACTGGACCTCTCATGA
- a CDS encoding ABC transporter ATP-binding protein, whose translation MHRLIIKGLSKTYPNGVQALNDISLSIGNGMFGLLGPNGAGKSSLMRTLATLQPPDNGQVFFDTQDIYQSPSLLRSQLGYLPQDFGVYPKFSAMELLHHMALLKGIVSKADRKEQVLALLNQTNLYAVRKQSVSTFSGGMRQRFGIAQALLGNPQLLIVDEPTAGLDPMERNRFYELLAGIGENIVVLLSTHIVEDVHDLCPDMAVMANGRIILRGKPSGLTRELDGRIWRKTISRSALSVYQQTMEVIATRMNGGRLQVHVLSESSPGEGFEPFTPTLEDVYFTSLTGAKSSGKELVC comes from the coding sequence ATGCATCGATTGATCATCAAAGGTCTTTCCAAAACATATCCCAATGGCGTGCAGGCATTGAATGATATTTCACTTTCCATCGGCAATGGGATGTTCGGACTGCTCGGCCCGAACGGCGCAGGCAAATCATCCCTGATGCGCACCCTGGCTACATTACAGCCTCCCGATAATGGCCAGGTATTTTTCGATACACAGGATATTTACCAGTCTCCTTCCCTGCTCCGCAGTCAGCTTGGCTACCTGCCGCAGGACTTTGGCGTATATCCTAAATTCTCTGCCATGGAACTGCTTCATCATATGGCATTGTTGAAAGGCATCGTCAGTAAAGCAGACCGGAAAGAACAGGTGCTGGCGCTGCTTAACCAAACCAATCTTTATGCTGTTCGCAAACAATCCGTCAGCACGTTCTCCGGCGGCATGCGGCAGCGTTTCGGTATTGCACAGGCATTGCTGGGCAATCCGCAGCTACTGATTGTGGACGAGCCAACTGCAGGACTGGACCCGATGGAACGCAACCGTTTTTACGAACTGCTGGCAGGAATCGGAGAGAATATAGTGGTGCTGCTGAGCACGCATATCGTGGAAGATGTGCATGATCTCTGTCCGGATATGGCTGTGATGGCCAATGGCAGGATCATCCTCAGGGGAAAGCCGTCCGGGCTTACCAGGGAGCTGGATGGCCGTATCTGGCGAAAGACGATTTCACGCAGTGCGTTGAGCGTTTATCAGCAGACCATGGAAGTGATCGCCACACGCATGAATGGTGGAAGACTACAGGTGCATGTACTTTCAGAATCCTCTCCCGGAGAAGGTTTCGAGCCATTCACCCCTACACTGGAAGATGTTTATTTCACGTCACTGACAGGAGCCAAAAGCTCCGGAAAGGAGTTGGTATGCTGA